One genomic region from Nostoc sphaeroides encodes:
- a CDS encoding Hsp70 family protein, whose product MEILETIGFDLGHGETAVAKAIVESIDPPQMLEINNKKNQITALGWHPKLGYLVGEQALIQAGVTQLTISFKQKPNNDPKYRETISTFVATYYRLLKESKQLEGGESSYFYIGCPSGWSISDRIEYQKLLQEAGIPQINVVPESRAAFMQAKEAGKLEYDKLVASVLIVDIGSSTTDFTLVKSLEEIPIDFGSNTLGASLIDKAIFARTLANHEQKALLEKVFQEYPHHQARCELACRKAKEDYFSNEQLYSDPESFARGFESINEQIYFIPQVNKLMMEEILNQPLPELGHHSWVRSFSDSLTEAKEKLEKLGIVPKLLLMTGGASRMKFTHLLCQEMFPEPETLLRPDPEPERCIALGLARVGRWDLRAAAFKEEVNKLFSSNTLKGLIQRHIPELIESLTNPLTDGLIVNAVKPALKDWQKNKIRTLADLETALISRAEQWLKSERAVQIINNQCASWFSNKIQPDLAAQTDPICRKFQIPRSSLRFQDSIDPNFVNPELRIGDAILAETVGFIVNVVIGGGTVASIITLILTGHLTWPIALVYGASVMAAGMELNRKSVQEVIKTNVDVPSWVRSSFLSDKKIDDMCEQIKPELEKVLQEQLTADQEAFDKLISKVEQGLQKTLSTKVQSCIILIQ is encoded by the coding sequence ATGGAAATTTTAGAAACAATCGGTTTTGATTTGGGGCACGGTGAAACGGCTGTAGCTAAAGCGATCGTGGAAAGCATCGACCCCCCCCAGATGTTGGAGATTAATAACAAGAAGAACCAAATTACAGCCCTTGGTTGGCATCCTAAATTAGGTTATCTTGTCGGCGAACAAGCATTAATTCAAGCTGGCGTTACCCAACTAACAATTTCTTTCAAGCAAAAACCTAACAACGATCCCAAATATCGGGAAACAATTAGCACTTTTGTAGCAACCTACTACCGCCTTTTGAAAGAAAGCAAACAACTTGAAGGTGGAGAAAGTAGCTATTTTTACATAGGTTGCCCTTCAGGATGGTCAATTAGCGATCGCATAGAATACCAAAAGCTACTTCAAGAAGCTGGTATTCCCCAAATAAATGTTGTACCCGAATCGCGGGCTGCTTTCATGCAAGCCAAAGAAGCCGGGAAGTTGGAGTATGACAAACTTGTTGCATCGGTGTTAATTGTCGATATTGGTTCTTCAACCACAGATTTTACTCTGGTTAAGAGCTTAGAAGAGATACCCATAGATTTCGGGAGTAATACTTTAGGTGCATCCCTAATTGACAAAGCTATTTTTGCCCGGACTCTCGCCAACCACGAACAAAAAGCATTACTCGAAAAAGTATTTCAGGAATATCCCCATCACCAAGCTCGTTGTGAACTTGCTTGTCGCAAAGCTAAAGAAGATTACTTTTCAAATGAACAGCTATACAGCGATCCTGAATCCTTTGCGCGTGGCTTCGAGTCGATTAACGAACAGATTTATTTTATTCCCCAAGTCAATAAATTGATGATGGAGGAAATTTTAAACCAGCCTTTACCAGAACTAGGGCATCATAGTTGGGTGCGATCGTTTAGCGACTCTTTAACCGAGGCGAAAGAAAAGCTAGAAAAACTTGGAATTGTACCGAAACTTTTGCTGATGACTGGCGGTGCATCTCGCATGAAGTTTACGCACTTGCTTTGTCAAGAAATGTTTCCCGAACCAGAAACGCTGCTTCGCCCCGATCCAGAACCGGAACGGTGCATTGCACTGGGTTTAGCACGAGTAGGAAGATGGGATCTGCGTGCTGCTGCTTTTAAGGAAGAAGTCAACAAACTATTTAGCTCGAATACGCTTAAAGGTTTGATTCAAAGGCATATCCCGGAGTTAATCGAATCATTAACTAACCCTTTGACAGATGGCTTGATTGTCAACGCAGTTAAACCAGCTTTAAAAGATTGGCAAAAAAACAAAATACGAACTTTAGCCGATTTGGAAACAGCTTTGATCAGTCGGGCAGAACAGTGGCTCAAAAGCGAACGCGCCGTGCAGATAATTAATAATCAATGTGCTTCTTGGTTTAGCAATAAAATCCAACCAGATTTAGCCGCACAAACCGATCCAATCTGTCGAAAGTTTCAGATACCTAGAAGCAGCTTAAGGTTCCAGGATAGTATTGACCCAAATTTTGTTAACCCAGAGCTACGAATTGGAGATGCTATTCTGGCTGAGACAGTGGGCTTTATTGTCAATGTAGTAATTGGTGGAGGTACTGTAGCTAGCATCATCACTCTAATATTAACTGGACATTTAACCTGGCCTATCGCCCTAGTATATGGCGCTTCGGTTATGGCGGCAGGAATGGAGCTAAATCGTAAGAGTGTTCAAGAAGTAATCAAGACAAATGTGGATGTACCTAGTTGGGTTCGTTCTAGTTTTTTGAGTGACAAAAAAATCGATGATATGTGTGAGCAAATAAAACCTGAGTTAGAAAAAGTTCTTCAAGAACAATTGACAGCAGATCAAGAGGCTTTTGATAAACTGATTAGCAAAGTTGAGCAAGGGCTTCAAAAAACCCTTTCTACCAAAGTTCAATCTTGCATAATTTTGATCCAATAG